GGCACTTCTTCCAGCAGGACGCCACCTTGGTGACCTCGCTGCAGAAGGCCACCTTGTTCGGTGCACACATCTCGCAGACCTTCCTGCCGATCACCACCTTCGGTGCTACCCAGATCGTGGCCCTGGTGCTGATCGTCCTGATGACCGGCGTGCTGTTCATCACGCAGATGCAGCTGATGCGCAAGAACATGCCCCCGGACGCCATGACCGGGCCGATGGCTCAGCAGCAGAAGATGATGCTGTACATGTTCCCGGCCATGTACGCGGTCGGCGGTGTGAACATCCCGATCGGCGTGCTGCTGTACTGGCTGACCACCAACACCTGGAACATGGGTCAGCAGTACATCCTGATCCACAACAACCCGGCACCCGGCACCCCGGCCTACATCGACTGGGAAGAGCGGATGAGGGCCCGTGGCAAGGACCCCGACGAGATCGCCGCCAAGCGGCGCGGGGCCACCAAGCGTCCGGTTGCCGACCCGGCCAAGGTCGCGCGGCAGTCGACGGCGACCGAGTCCGGTGCGTCCGGTGATGCCGGCGTGCAGCGTCAGGTGATCCAGCGGCAGCAGCCGCGGAAGAACCCGCGCGCCGCCCGCAAGAAGTGAGTGAGAGCCAGATGGAAGAGGAAGTTGCGATGAGCGAAGAGAACAACGACGTCCCCGTTGCGGTGGACGAGGACCAGGCCGAGACCACTGAGGGCCGTTCCAAGAAGGAAGTTGCCCTGGAGAACGAGGGCGAGATCGCTGCGGATTACCTGGAGGAGTTGATGGACATCGTCGATCTCGACGGTGACATCGACACCTTCACCGAGGGTGGCCGCGCCCACGTCTCGATCATCACCGATTCCGAGGTGCTGGTCGG
The nucleotide sequence above comes from Propionicimonas paludicola. Encoded proteins:
- the yidC gene encoding membrane protein insertase YidC codes for the protein MRLLDAMMQPLYWAVSGVMVGFHWLLGFVFDPNWGGTWALSIVLLTVVIRTLLIPLFVRQINSARNMQMLQPKLKELNAKYGTDREKLGQETMKLYKEEGVNPMASCMPILLQMPIFIALFNVLNSVSRTVVPENATGYLPTVLGHFFQQDATLVTSLQKATLFGAHISQTFLPITTFGATQIVALVLIVLMTGVLFITQMQLMRKNMPPDAMTGPMAQQQKMMLYMFPAMYAVGGVNIPIGVLLYWLTTNTWNMGQQYILIHNNPAPGTPAYIDWEERMRARGKDPDEIAAKRRGATKRPVADPAKVARQSTATESGASGDAGVQRQVIQRQQPRKNPRAARKK